GCCGCCCCGCGGCTCAACCGGATCGGAACCCAGGAGGACTACGAGGCGTACGTCGAGGACCTCCAGTCCGACATCGAGGACCAACTCAGGGAGAAATACTGATGAAAGAGTATCAAACCATCACCGAGATCAGCGGGCCGCTGGTGTTCGCCGAGATCGACGAGCCCGTCGGTTACGACGAGATCGTCGAGATCGAGACGCCAAGCGGCGAGGTAAAGCGCGGTCAGGTACTCGAATCCGAGAGCGGCATCGTCGCGATCCAGGTGTTCGAGGGCACGACCGGGATCGACCGGAAGGCCTCGGTCCGGTTCCTCGGCGAGACGATGAAGATGCCCGTCACCGAGGACCTCCTCGGGCGGGTGCTCGACGGCTCGGGCAACCCCATCGACGGCGGTCCCGAGATCGTCCCCGAGGAACGCCAGGACATCGTCGGCGCGGCGATCAACCCCTACGCGCGTGAGTACCCCGAGGAGTTCATCCAGACGGGTGTCAGCTCGATCGACGGGATGAACACTCTCGTCCGGGGCCAGAAGCTGCCGATCTTCTCGGCGTCGGGCCTACCCCACAACGATCTGGCACTGCAGATCGCCCGGCAGGCGACCGTGCCGGAGGAAAGCGCAGAAGACGAAGCGACCGACGAGCCCGGAAGCGAGGAGGCCGACGACGGCGAACTCGGCGAGGGCGCCGACGATGAAGGCTCGGAGTTCGCAGTGATCTTCGGCGCGATGGGGATCACAGCCGAGGAGGCAAACGAGTTCATCGACGACTTCGAGCGCACCGGTGCGCTGGAGCGCTCGGTCGTCTTCATGAACCTCGCGGACGACCCCGCAGTCGAGCGTCAGGTCACCCCGCGACTGGCACTCACGACGGCGGAGTACCTCGCCTTCGAGAAGGGCTATCACGTGCTCGTGATCCTCACGGACATGACCAACTACTGTGAGGCGCTCCGTGAGATCGGCGCGGCTCGCGAGGAGGTCCCCGGCCGGCGTGGCTATCCCGGCTACATGTACACCGACCTCGCCCAGCTCTACGAGCGGGCGGGCCGGATCAAAGGTCGGGAGGGTTCGGTTACGCAGATCCCGATCCTGACGATGCCCGGAGACGACGACACCCACCCGATCCCGGACCTCACGGGGTATATCACCGAGGGCCAGATCGTGATGGATCGGGACCTGAACAGTCAGGGTATCGAGCCGCCGGTGGACGTCCTGCCGAGCCTCTCGCGGCTGATGGACGACGGGATCGGCGAGGGGCTGACCCGCGAGGACCATGCCGACGTCTCCGACCAGATGTACGCCGCCTACGCGGAGGGTGAGGACCTGCGCGACCTGGTGAACATCGTCGGGCGCGAAGCGCTCAGCGAGCGGGACAACAAGTTCCTCGACTTCGCGGATCGCTTCGAGAACGAGTTCGTCCAGCAGGGCTACGACACCAACCGCGACATCAGCGAGACCCTCGACATCGGCTGGGAGCTCCTGGGGATGCTCCCGAAGACGGAGCTCAACCGGATCGACGAGGAGCTCATCGAGCAGTACTACCCCGAAGACGAGACCGACGAGGCCGAAGCCGTCGGCGTCGAAGCCGACGACTGAGGACGTCCGTTCGGTCGATATCGATTTTTGTGACCACGTATCCGGGGAGCGTCGCGTCCCCTCGAAATACCGATCAGTCCCCGTCGTTCCAGCGGTGATCGCGGCCCGCATCGAACGCGTTCGACTGCTGGTGGGTCGACAGCCTGCGTCCGAGCTGCTCGCGGTTGATGAGCGCGAAGCCCGCGAACACGACGAGGAAGCCGGCGACGGTCGTCACGGTGATCGCCTCGCCGAGAACGGCCCAGCCGCCGATGGCGGCGACGATCGGAACGAGGTAAAAGGTGAGGTTCGCTCTGGTCGCGCCGATCTCGTCGATGAGGCCGAAGTACGCCATGTACGCGAGCGCACCCGAGAAGACGGCCACGTAGCCGAGGGCGATGACGCTGGTGGCGTTCCACTCGATCGCGGCGACCTGCTCGCCGCGCACTCCGGCCAGCAGGTGACAGAACGCCGCACCGAGCGGCAGGCCCCACGCCGTCCGGGCGGTGCTTGGCATCGTCGCGTCGACCCGCTTGATGAGCACGCCACCAAGCGCGACCGCGACCGCGCCGACGAGGAGGATCGCGTGGCCGATACCGGCACTTGCAAGCAGGCTCGTGGGGTGTAGCTCCATGACGACGGCGACGCCGCCGAGCGCGACGGCCATGCCGATGGCTTCGACTACGTCGAGGCGTTCCTCGGAGAGCAGCAGTGTCGCGAACACCGGGGTCAGGATCGGGTTGAGGCTGAAGACGACCGAGGCGACGGCGCTGGTGACGTACTGTTGGCCGAGGAAGATCATCGCGTTGGCGAGCCCGATCGTCAGGAGGCCTGCGGCGGCGATCCCCGCGAGATCGGCGCGCGTCTTCGGCAGCCATCGCTCGCGGGGAACCGTCAGGAAGACGTAGCCGAGCAACACGACCGCCGCGATGTCAAAGCGAAGCGCAACGAACAACAGTGGAGGCATGTACTCGAGGCCCGCCTTCGCCGCGACGAAGGTGCCGCCGAAGAACACCGCCGTCGCGAGGAAGGCGACGACGCTGCGGGTCGTCGAGTCTATCGTCCCCACCTCCGTGATCGACCGACGAAACGAACCATTCTGACTCGAAGTAGGTCGCTCACGCATTTATATATGTCCAGAAATAGATTCAATAAGTGATCAGAGAAACACGACCCAGTCAAATACTATCCGATGAATCGATTTCACGGTACGAAACCGTTTTGTGCCGTTGCCGTTCAGGATGCGTATGGAGTCGGCGCTCGCAGAGATAGAGTTTCTCGCCCTCTCGTCGAACCGCGTCGCGGTGTTGGAGGCGCTCACCGAGGGGGTCCACACGCGAAGCGAGCTCGCCGACGTGACGGGTGCCTCTCAGCCGACGCTGGGGCGAATCCTCCGCGACCTTGAGGAGCGGCGCTGGATCGCCCGGACTGACGGCGGCTACGAGGCGACGGCGACGGGTCGCATGGTCGCTGAGGGAATGACTGATCTGCTCGCAATCGTCGAAACGGAGGCGAAACTCCGTCCCGTCGTGGAGTGGCTCCCCGCCGAATCGATGGACTTCGACCTCGGGCGGCTTCGCGACGCGACGATCACGGTCCCGAGTCGAACGCGCCCGAGCGCGCCGGTAAAACGGGTAAACGAAACGCTCAGACGGGCCGAAGACGTTCAGGTCTGCTCGCACGCGCTCAACGAAGGAACGCTCGAAACTGTCCGCGAACGGGTCGTAAACGGCCAGCAGCGGTTCAAGGGTGTACTCTCACGAACGGCGATCGACGCACTCGCCGAGGACGACTCCCTCCGGGCTCGCCTCCGTGAACTCGTTGCCGCCGAGGATGCGACGATCCGAAGCCATCCCGAGGAGATCCCCATCGCGGTCACGGTCGCCGACGGGCGGGTGTACCTTTTAGTACGCGACGACGACGGCGTGTTGCAGGCGGCGGTCGACACCGACGACCCCGACGTGGTCTCCTGGGCGGAGTCGGTCCATGAGCGTTACTGGTCGGCAGCGTCGCCCGTCGAGCCCGACACGCTCTAGGCCGATCGACTGAAAAGGATTAACAGCGTTCGCGTCTAACCCCCGCGTAATGGCCAAGGACGTCAAACCGACTCGGAAGAACCTGATGGCGATCGAGGATCGCATCGACCTCTCCGAGCGCGGCCACGACACGCTGGAGAAGAAACGCGACGGGCTGATCATGGAGTTCATGGACATCCTCGATCAGGCCCAGGACGTTCGGTCGGACCTCGACGACGACTACGAGCGCGCCCAGCGCACCCTCGACATGGCCCGCGCGATGGAAGGCGACGTCGCGATCCGTGGGGCGGCCGAAGCGCTCAAGGAACACCCCGAGATCACGCTTCAATCGAAGAACATCATGGGCGTGGTCGTCCCGCAGATCGAGTCCACGCGGGTGAAAAAGGGCCTCGATCAGCGTGGCTACGGCGTGCTCGGCTCCTCGGCGCGGATCGACGAGGCCGCCGACGCCTACGAGGAGCTCTTGGAGACGATCATCCTCGTCGCGGAGGTCGAAACCGCGATGAAGAAGATGCTCGACGAGATCGAAACCACGAAACGCCGCGTCAACGCCCTCGAGTTCACCTTGCTTCCCACGCTCTACGAGAACCAGGAGTTCATCGAGCAGAAGCTCGAAGAACAGGAGCGCGAGGAGATCTTCCGCATGAAGAAGATCAAGGACAAGAAAGAACGCGAGGAAGAGGAGGCCGAAGAACCCGACGTCACCGAGGGCGCGCCGATCCCAGCCGACGACTGAGCCCGTCGCCCCGTTTTAGTTCCCTCCTCTCCTCTCGGTTTCATGGACTGTGCTACCTGCGGCGGCGACACCCTGCTCGTTTCCGCACCCGATCTCGGTGCGTACCTGCCGGGCGAGCCCGAGACCGTCTCCGTCTGTCGGAGCTGTCTGTCCGTCGCGCCCGCCGAGACCGAGCCGACCGACGACCGCACGGCCGTCGCGGCCCTCTCGACCGGGCTGCCCGACGATCCGGATACCGCGCTGGCGCTCGCGCTGTTCGTGACGCTCTGTGAGTCGCTCGCGCTGTATCGCTCGGAGATCGAGGTACTCGTGGAACGAATCGAGCGGGCGGGCGTCGATCCCCTCTCGGCGCTCGACTACTTGCAGGAGGATCCCGCACTCGACCTCGCGCTCGACGTCGAGCGCCGTCGTCACCAGCTCGTCCAACTCCTCGACTGATCGAAACGCGTGTTTAGACGCCGGTTTCGTAGCGCAATATTCCCGCAATACCCCCAAAGGCGTCGTAGAGCTGTTCGCCCTTCTCGAAGTCAGTCGAGATGAACTTGGGTTCGGTGCCGCGCTGTTCTGCGATCGCGATCAGGTGCTCGATGACGTCCTCGCGCTCTTTGACCTCGGCTTCGGTGCCGTCTTCGCAGGTGTGTTCGGGCGTCGAATGGCGCCCATCGACGATCTCGTACTCGTCGGTGTCACCGCAGTCATACACGACGACGTCCTTCCGGAGGTCTTCGCTGATCAGTAGGCGGTCGACCGACCCCATCACGAGGTTCCTGCGGGTGGCCTCGAAGCCGTAGGTCGCAAGGCCGCCGTCGTGAAGCTGTTTGAAGAACTCCTCCATCTGATTCTTGTCCTTCATCACCTCGGCGTCCGCAAGCGCGTCCTCGGCGGCGTCTACGAGGTCGTACAGGCCCGACTCGTCGGTGTAGGAGACGTCGAACTTCCCCAGGACCTTGTCCTGGAGCTCGTGGTGGAGGTAGTCCCCGTCGAGGAACTCGTCCTTCGTTGGCGAGGGCCCACCCACCAGCACGCCTTCGAGGTCGTGGCGCTCGGGGACGAAGAGGTCGTTTGCCATCCCCGCGACCTCCTGATAGAAGTTGTCGATGGCTTCGAGGCGAAGGCGGGCGAATCGCTGTGCGGACTGGCCACCCTTCCGTTGCTTACCCGGTACCAGCGAGGAGGCGCTTTTGACGGGCTCGACGCGCTTGCCTCTGAGCCACCCGACGTTTGCCTCCCGGCGGTCGAGGACGACAAGTCCATACAAGCCTTGGTCGGCGAGCATGTGCTCTAAGGGCTCGGTCAGGAAATCCGAATCGCAGTGATAGCGGAATGACTCGACGGGCTGGGGCGGGTTCTCGAGCACCCGGGTGATCATCTCGGTCTGGCCGCCGCCCGAGTTGACCGCGCCCGAAAACAGCACCATTCCGTTTTCGGGTGGGTAGGTGTCGTAGTATTTCAGGCGGTCCTTGATGCTCGTCAGGGCGTCCTGGACGTTCGTGCGTGTCTGTTTGGACTTGATGTTCGAGGCTTCCGAGTGCTCCTGGGTGACGTGGGCGGCCACGTCGGAGATCTGGCGGTCGTCGGGGACGTAGATCGTCACGAGTTGGGTTCCCGAGCCCTCGAACTCGTTGAGCTCCTCGATCACCCGCCGGAACTCGTATTTCTTCCTGTCGGACTCCTCCGTGTCCTGACTGCTCATTGGTTCATATAGCCCGTCCAGCCGGTAAGTACCCTTTGACCGCCCGCGTCGTCCGTTCTCACGCGCGGTGTCGCACGCGTCACATCGACTCGGGCGCCTCGATCCCGAGGACCGAAAGGGCGTTTGCGATCGTGTGGCGGGCGCCGGCGACGAGCGCGAGACGGGCTTCGGTCAGGTCTTCGTCCGCCGAGATGACCTGGCGCTCGCGATAGAAGGCGTTGAACGTCTCGGCGAACTCGCGAGTGTAGGTCGCGACTTGGTGGGGCTGGCGATCCGTCGCGGCGGACTCGATCACGGCGGGGAACCGCCCGATCACCTCTAGCAGGTCGCGTTCCTCCGGGCTATCGAGCAACGCGGGATCGATCCGACCGGGATCGTGGCCCGCGCGCGCTGCTTCGGTGAGGATGCCACAGGTCCGGGCGTGGACGTACTGGACGTACGGTGCCGACTGGGCCTCGAAGTTCAGCGCGCGATCCCACTCGAAGGTGATCGCCTTCGAGGGCTGTTTCGAGACGATGTCGTAGCGAACCGCACCGATCCCGACCTGCCGGGCGATGCGCTCGATATCGCTTTCGGTCAGATCGTCGTCGCGGATCCGGTCGTCCATGCGCGTTTCGACCTCGTCGCGGGCGCGCGCGACCGCCTCGTCGAGCAGGTCATCGAGGTCAACGCCTGTGCCCGCGCGCGTGCTCATCTTGCCCTCGGGGAGGTTGACGTAGGAGTAAAACACCGAGTCGAGTCGGTCGGTATCGTTACCGAGCAGGTCGAGCGCCGCCCCCAGTTGCGTGGCCTGCAGCTTGTGATCCTCGCCAAGCACCGTGACGGCGTGGTCGTACTCGTCGAACTTCCACTCGTGATGGGCCAGATCCCGCGTCGTATAGAGCGAGGTGCCGTCTGAACGCAGGAAGACGAGGTTCTTCTCGAAATCGGGAAGGTCGAGCTGCCAGGCCTCCTCCTCGTAGACCGCCTCGTCGAGTTCCCTGAGCCGCTTGACGAGCTCCTCGACGCTCCCGTCGCGGATGAATCGTGTCTCCTTGACGAACGCGTCGAACTCCGCGGGCAACCGGGAGAGGGACTCGCGCATTCCCCCTAATACCGTATCGACCACGTGGCCGACCCGCTCGTAGGCCTCCTCGTCGCCGTTTTCGAGGCCCTGCATGATCGATTGGATCTCGGCCTCGGCGGCCTCGACCTCGCCCTCGTCCGCCTCCTCGAGGAAGGCGTTGCCCTTGCGGTAGTAGCGGACCAGTTCGTAGTCGGCCTTCTCGCGGTCGGGGTCTGGGAGGTCGTCCTCCTCGAAGGTCTCGTAGGCCCACGTGAAGACGGCCATCTGCCGGCCGGCGTCGTTGACGTAGTAGTGGCGATCCACGTTGTTGCCCGCGAAGTCGAGTAGTCGGGCGATCGCGTCGCCGATGATCGGGTTGCGCGCGCGCCCGACGTGGACCGGGCCGGTCGGGTTCGCGCTCGTATGCTCGACGACGACCTCTCTCCCTGTGGGCTCGAGCCGCCCGTAGTCGGCTTCGCGGGCGGTTTCGAGGGTGTCGGCGTAGTAGGCGTCGCTCGCGTGGAAGTTCACGTACGGTCCCTGCGTCCCGACGCCCCCGAGATACTCACAGCCCGCGACGTCGGTCGCATCGGCGAGGTCGCCGGCGACCTCGTGGGGGGACGTTCCGACCTCGCCGGCGAGCCGGAAGGCGACGCTAGAAGCGAGGACCGCCTCGACGTCTTCGGGCGGCTCTTCGAGACCGAGATCCTCGGTCGGCAGCGAGAGCGCAGAGAGCGCCTCCGTGAGCACCTCGGCGGCCTCGGCGCGGAGCGAACGGAACATACACGCCGTTCTGGATCGGCGGATAAAGCCGTTTTCAATCCGCGAGGCCGACGAGTTCGCCGTCGGTTTCGAGCGCAGTCAGACAGTCCCAGACGCTGTAGGCGGCGGTTTCGTCCCGACAGGGAAACACTCGGACGAGTTCGTCGCCACTGTGAACGGCGATACAGATGATCGGGAAGACGATCTCGCGGGCGTCGGCACGCTCGTGTTCCTGGAAGAACGGTTCGATGGTGTGACCGATCTCCGCCGCGCGCGCTTTGAACGCCTCGAACGTCTCGACGGTCCCATCGGCCCCGTTCTCGACGACGACTCGGTCGTCCCAGTGGCGAACGCGCAGTCCCGCGATCCGTCCCTGTCGTTCGAGGCGTTCGACCCGCTCGATTACCTCCCGCTGGCGCTCGCGGGCCGGGAGCGAGGCCGACGCCCGGAGATAGACGACGATCCTATGAGATGCGTTGCTGGTGGTCATGGCTCTCACCCACACGGCTGTGGCGAATTCGCGTTGGATTTCCAACTACAAAGCTACGGGGGGCTATGCGGGCTGTTCGTCGATGAGGACGACCGCCTCCCCGTCGATGAGTGTCGACCCGTCCGCCTCGGTTACCTCGGCGACGAGGCGATACCTGTCCTGTCCGAGATCCTCGACGATCTCACACCGCGCAGTCAACACCGACCCGATTCGGGCGGGTCCCTTGAATTCGAGGCTTTCCGAGAGGTAGATCGTCAGTCCGGGCAGGCGTGCCAGCGCGGCGCTGATCAACCCCCCGACGAGGGTGCCGTGGACGATCCGCGTGCCGAACCGGGTGCCGGCGGCGAACTCCTCGTCCAGATGCAGGCGGTTGGTGTCGCCGCTTGCCTGGGCGAACGCGTGGACGTCCGCGTCGGTCAGGGGCTTGGTGAACTCGACGTACTCGCCGACGCCCAGTTCCTCGCGGGTGTCGACCGAGCGCTCCATCGACCAGCCGACAGCGCCGTAGGAGAGCTCGTCGACGGGGGCGTTGATCCGCTCGGATTTGCTCGAGGACAACCCCATCCCCGCGAGGATCGCCCGGTTTGCCTCGACGTAGCTGTTGACGACGTGCTTCGAAACGTCGGACCACGAGTCGACGAACTCGGTCATCGGCCGCTCCTCGGCGTTCGAGCTCTCGCTCATCGACGCCCTCCACGGGAAGGGACGGGAGTCGGACGACACACGGACTGCACGGTATGGTCCATGATCACACATGGGATAGAAGCACCTTAAGTACATTGAACCTAAGCGGCGGGCTTTTCACCCCGCCAGCCTAACGACGGTTCCATGAGCGGGCCAAAGCAGGTCTCCTCGCCGGAGTACCACAGCGAGAACCACACCGCCGCCCAGACCTGCGGGTGGACCGCAAACGCCCTGCGTGGCGAGGGGAAATGCTATAAGTACGCCTTCTACGGGATCGAATCCCACCGCTGTATTCAGATGACGCCCGTCGTCAAATGCAACGAGCGCTGTGTCTTTTGCTGGCGGGACCATCGCGGGCACGCCTACGAACTCGGCGACGTCGAGTGGGACGACCCCGAGGCCGTCGTCGACGCCTCGATCCGCCTCCAGAAGAAGCTACTCTCGGGCTTCGGCGGTAACGACGAGGTCCCCCGCGAGGTCTTCGAGGGGGCGATGGAGCCCCGTCACGTCGCCATCAGCCTCGACGGCGAACCCACGCTCTATCCCTATCTCCCCGAACTCATCGACGCGTTTCACGACCGGGACATCACGACCTTCCTCGTCTCCAACGGCACCGATCCCGAGATGCTGGCCCGATGTGAGCCAACCCAGCTCTACGTCAGCGTCGACGCCGCCGAACGCGCCACCTTCGACCAAGTCGTGCGCGCGGTCGACGACGACGCCTGGGAGCGCCTGATCGACACGATGGACGTGCTGGCCGAGAAAGAGGACACCCGGACCGTGCTTCGCACCACGCTCGTCGGCGGCGAGAACATGCAGGATCCCGACTGGTACGCCGCCTTCTACGACAGAGCCGACCCCGACTTCGTCGAGCTCAAAGCCTACATGCACGTCGGCCACTCCCAGGGCCGCCTCGACCGCTCGGCGATGCCCGACCACGAGGACGTCGTGGCGTTCGCCGAGGAGGTACAGGAGTACATGCCGGAACACGAGCATCTCAACGACGTACCGGTCTCGCGGGTCGCACTGCTCTCGAAGACCGAGGAGACGTGGGTGCCCAAACTGAAGAAGGGAAGCGAGTTCTGGGAGCGCGACCCGCTCGCGGCCGACTAGTCCCTCATTTCTGTTACGCATCCCACATCCGTTACGCTTATACGGGACGCTCCCGGAGTCCGAGGTATGTCACAGACCGCGGTACGGGAGGTCGGCCCCGACGAACTCGCCGTGCTCCGGCAGTTGGGACTCGACGGCGCGCTCTCGGGCGAAGCGAAGATCTCGTGTTCGGCGCTCGCGGATCGGCTCGATACGTCGAGTCAGACCGCCTCGCGCCGACTGCAGGCGCTCGAAAACGCCGATTTCGTCACGCGCGAGACGGTCGCGGACGGGCAGTGGATCGCCATCACCGACGCCGGCGAGCGCGCGCTGCGCGGGGAGTACGACGCCTACCGCCGGCTGTTCGAAGGGGCCTCGAGCATCGACCTCGACGGCACCGTCACGGGCGGGATGGGCGAGGGCAAACACTACATCTCGCTTCCGGGCTACATGGCGCAGTTCGGCGACCGACTCGGCTACGAGCCGTTCCCGGGGACGCTGAACGTCGAGCTGAGCGAAGAAAGCGTCCGACGGCGCGGCGCGATGGAGACGTTCGAGCCGATTCACATCGACGGCTGGGAGGACGAGGATCGCACGTATGGTCCCTGTGTCTGCTATCCGGCGACGGTCATCGCCGACGAGGAGTACGACACTGCACACGTCATCGCCCCCGAGCG
The DNA window shown above is from Halalkalicoccus jeotgali B3 and carries:
- a CDS encoding ATP synthase subunit B: MKEYQTITEISGPLVFAEIDEPVGYDEIVEIETPSGEVKRGQVLESESGIVAIQVFEGTTGIDRKASVRFLGETMKMPVTEDLLGRVLDGSGNPIDGGPEIVPEERQDIVGAAINPYAREYPEEFIQTGVSSIDGMNTLVRGQKLPIFSASGLPHNDLALQIARQATVPEESAEDEATDEPGSEEADDGELGEGADDEGSEFAVIFGAMGITAEEANEFIDDFERTGALERSVVFMNLADDPAVERQVTPRLALTTAEYLAFEKGYHVLVILTDMTNYCEALREIGAAREEVPGRRGYPGYMYTDLAQLYERAGRIKGREGSVTQIPILTMPGDDDTHPIPDLTGYITEGQIVMDRDLNSQGIEPPVDVLPSLSRLMDDGIGEGLTREDHADVSDQMYAAYAEGEDLRDLVNIVGREALSERDNKFLDFADRFENEFVQQGYDTNRDISETLDIGWELLGMLPKTELNRIDEELIEQYYPEDETDEAEAVGVEADD
- a CDS encoding DMT family transporter, with product MGTIDSTTRSVVAFLATAVFFGGTFVAAKAGLEYMPPLLFVALRFDIAAVVLLGYVFLTVPRERWLPKTRADLAGIAAAGLLTIGLANAMIFLGQQYVTSAVASVVFSLNPILTPVFATLLLSEERLDVVEAIGMAVALGGVAVVMELHPTSLLASAGIGHAILLVGAVAVALGGVLIKRVDATMPSTARTAWGLPLGAAFCHLLAGVRGEQVAAIEWNATSVIALGYVAVFSGALAYMAYFGLIDEIGATRANLTFYLVPIVAAIGGWAVLGEAITVTTVAGFLVVFAGFALINREQLGRRLSTHQQSNAFDAGRDHRWNDGD
- a CDS encoding helix-turn-helix transcriptional regulator, with protein sequence MESALAEIEFLALSSNRVAVLEALTEGVHTRSELADVTGASQPTLGRILRDLEERRWIARTDGGYEATATGRMVAEGMTDLLAIVETEAKLRPVVEWLPAESMDFDLGRLRDATITVPSRTRPSAPVKRVNETLRRAEDVQVCSHALNEGTLETVRERVVNGQQRFKGVLSRTAIDALAEDDSLRARLRELVAAEDATIRSHPEEIPIAVTVADGRVYLLVRDDDGVLQAAVDTDDPDVVSWAESVHERYWSAASPVEPDTL
- a CDS encoding V-type ATP synthase subunit D; its protein translation is MAKDVKPTRKNLMAIEDRIDLSERGHDTLEKKRDGLIMEFMDILDQAQDVRSDLDDDYERAQRTLDMARAMEGDVAIRGAAEALKEHPEITLQSKNIMGVVVPQIESTRVKKGLDQRGYGVLGSSARIDEAADAYEELLETIILVAEVETAMKKMLDEIETTKRRVNALEFTLLPTLYENQEFIEQKLEEQEREEIFRMKKIKDKKEREEEEAEEPDVTEGAPIPADD
- a CDS encoding DUF6276 family protein; the protein is MDCATCGGDTLLVSAPDLGAYLPGEPETVSVCRSCLSVAPAETEPTDDRTAVAALSTGLPDDPDTALALALFVTLCESLALYRSEIEVLVERIERAGVDPLSALDYLQEDPALDLALDVERRRHQLVQLLD
- the prf1 gene encoding peptide chain release factor aRF-1; translated protein: MSSQDTEESDRKKYEFRRVIEELNEFEGSGTQLVTIYVPDDRQISDVAAHVTQEHSEASNIKSKQTRTNVQDALTSIKDRLKYYDTYPPENGMVLFSGAVNSGGGQTEMITRVLENPPQPVESFRYHCDSDFLTEPLEHMLADQGLYGLVVLDRREANVGWLRGKRVEPVKSASSLVPGKQRKGGQSAQRFARLRLEAIDNFYQEVAGMANDLFVPERHDLEGVLVGGPSPTKDEFLDGDYLHHELQDKVLGKFDVSYTDESGLYDLVDAAEDALADAEVMKDKNQMEEFFKQLHDGGLATYGFEATRRNLVMGSVDRLLISEDLRKDVVVYDCGDTDEYEIVDGRHSTPEHTCEDGTEAEVKEREDVIEHLIAIAEQRGTEPKFISTDFEKGEQLYDAFGGIAGILRYETGV
- the argS gene encoding arginine--tRNA ligase; this encodes MFRSLRAEAAEVLTEALSALSLPTEDLGLEEPPEDVEAVLASSVAFRLAGEVGTSPHEVAGDLADATDVAGCEYLGGVGTQGPYVNFHASDAYYADTLETAREADYGRLEPTGREVVVEHTSANPTGPVHVGRARNPIIGDAIARLLDFAGNNVDRHYYVNDAGRQMAVFTWAYETFEEDDLPDPDREKADYELVRYYRKGNAFLEEADEGEVEAAEAEIQSIMQGLENGDEEAYERVGHVVDTVLGGMRESLSRLPAEFDAFVKETRFIRDGSVEELVKRLRELDEAVYEEEAWQLDLPDFEKNLVFLRSDGTSLYTTRDLAHHEWKFDEYDHAVTVLGEDHKLQATQLGAALDLLGNDTDRLDSVFYSYVNLPEGKMSTRAGTGVDLDDLLDEAVARARDEVETRMDDRIRDDDLTESDIERIARQVGIGAVRYDIVSKQPSKAITFEWDRALNFEAQSAPYVQYVHARTCGILTEAARAGHDPGRIDPALLDSPEERDLLEVIGRFPAVIESAATDRQPHQVATYTREFAETFNAFYRERQVISADEDLTEARLALVAGARHTIANALSVLGIEAPESM
- a CDS encoding HTH domain-containing protein, whose product is MTTSNASHRIVVYLRASASLPARERQREVIERVERLERQGRIAGLRVRHWDDRVVVENGADGTVETFEAFKARAAEIGHTIEPFFQEHERADAREIVFPIICIAVHSGDELVRVFPCRDETAAYSVWDCLTALETDGELVGLAD
- a CDS encoding MaoC family dehydratase codes for the protein MSESSNAEERPMTEFVDSWSDVSKHVVNSYVEANRAILAGMGLSSSKSERINAPVDELSYGAVGWSMERSVDTREELGVGEYVEFTKPLTDADVHAFAQASGDTNRLHLDEEFAAGTRFGTRIVHGTLVGGLISAALARLPGLTIYLSESLEFKGPARIGSVLTARCEIVEDLGQDRYRLVAEVTEADGSTLIDGEAVVLIDEQPA
- the twy1 gene encoding 4-demethylwyosine synthase TYW1, with translation MSGPKQVSSPEYHSENHTAAQTCGWTANALRGEGKCYKYAFYGIESHRCIQMTPVVKCNERCVFCWRDHRGHAYELGDVEWDDPEAVVDASIRLQKKLLSGFGGNDEVPREVFEGAMEPRHVAISLDGEPTLYPYLPELIDAFHDRDITTFLVSNGTDPEMLARCEPTQLYVSVDAAERATFDQVVRAVDDDAWERLIDTMDVLAEKEDTRTVLRTTLVGGENMQDPDWYAAFYDRADPDFVELKAYMHVGHSQGRLDRSAMPDHEDVVAFAEEVQEYMPEHEHLNDVPVSRVALLSKTEETWVPKLKKGSEFWERDPLAAD
- a CDS encoding DUF120 domain-containing protein; protein product: MSQTAVREVGPDELAVLRQLGLDGALSGEAKISCSALADRLDTSSQTASRRLQALENADFVTRETVADGQWIAITDAGERALRGEYDAYRRLFEGASSIDLDGTVTGGMGEGKHYISLPGYMAQFGDRLGYEPFPGTLNVELSEESVRRRGAMETFEPIHIDGWEDEDRTYGPCVCYPATVIADEEYDTAHVIAPERTHHDEDQLELIAPTKLRDALTLDDEDAITVRVEEK